The following coding sequences are from one Triticum aestivum cultivar Chinese Spring chromosome 5A, IWGSC CS RefSeq v2.1, whole genome shotgun sequence window:
- the LOC123106111 gene encoding VAN3-binding protein isoform X1 gives MDMDRVCKRRLGMPPALLLARHGMDDQMPASSAAVPPPQTPMEPMEYLSRSWSVSADEISKALLLKGSSKRSFFAPVDSLLPPHTTALPETETTSYELLAAPAASGQQLQHQHLDATRSSISCRRHSNSVTRWYFQHKEAAGHRGRDKARADRAQAHAMVSMAQVSAAVAAVTAATSCDSQDSKIAAAMESATKLLASHCAEAAQLAGAGHEQVSSTVRSAVGVTGPGDLMTLTVAAATALRGAAALKKRIQREARSNSSVIPYDKAPSWSPDIWCKEGKLLKRTRKGDLHKRRVSVYINKRSQVILKLKSKHIGGALSKNNKMSSQSGPSQGKAYQRHAALA, from the exons ATGGACATGGACAGAGTTTGCAAGAGACGGCTGGGCATGCCTCCTGCTCTTCTTCTCGCCCGTCACGGCATGGATGACCAGATGCCTGCGTCGTCAGCGGCGGTGCCTCCGCCGCAAACCCCCATGGAGCCCATGGAGTACCTGTCCAGGTCCTGGAGCGTGTCCGCCGACGAGATATCCAAGGCTCTGCTGCTCAAAGGGAGCAGCAAACGGAGCTTTTTCGCCCCCGTTGACAGTCTTCTTCCACCACACACGACTGCCTTGCCGGAGACAGAGACCACCTCCTACGAGCTCCTCGCCGCACCCGCCGCCTCCGGTCAACAGCTCCAGCACCAACAT CTAGATGCAACAAGGAGCTCCATCAGCTGTCGCCGCCATTCCAACTCGGTAACCAGGTGGTATTTCCAACACAAGGAGGCTGCAGGCCACAGGGGAAGAGACAAGGCACGCGCCGACCGAGCCCAGGCGCACGCGATGGTCTCCATGGCCCAGGTGTCCGCCGCGGTAGCAGCCGTCACTGCAGCCACCAGCTGTGACAGCCAGGACTCCAAGATAGCTGCAGCCATGGAGTCTGCCACCAAGCTTCTGGCTTCACACTGCGCCGAGGCAGCCCAACTTGCAGGGGCTGGTCATGAGCAGGTGTCCTCTACTGTCCGGTCTGCAGTTGGTGTCACCGGTCCGGGTGATCTGATGACGCTCACAGTGGCCGCAGCGACAG CTTTGAGAGGAGCTGCGGCGCTGAAGAAGAGGATCCAGCGCGAGGCGAGAAGCAATTCCAGCGTCATTCCTTATGACAAGGCCCCTTCCTGGAGTCCTGATATCTGGTGCAAGGAAGGCAAGCTGCTAAAACGCACAAGAAAAG GGGATTTACACAAGAGACGGGTATCAGTCTACATTAACAAGAGATCACAG GTCATATTGAAGCTGAAGAGCAAACACATTGGAGGTGCGCTATCAAAAAACAATAAAA TGAGCTCCCAGAGTGGACCGAGCCAGGGAAAGGCTTACCAGAGACATGCTGCTTTGGCTTGA
- the LOC123106111 gene encoding VAN3-binding protein isoform X2 — MDMDRVCKRRLGMPPALLLARHGMDDQMPASSAAVPPPQTPMEPMEYLSRSWSVSADEISKALLLKGSSKRSFFAPVDSLLPPHTTALPETETTSYELLAAPAASGQQLQHQHLDATRSSISCRRHSNSVTRWYFQHKEAAGHRGRDKARADRAQAHAMVSMAQVSAAVAAVTAATSCDSQDSKIAAAMESATKLLASHCAEAAQLAGAGHEQVSSTVRSAVGVTGPGDLMTLTVAAATALRGAAALKKRIQREARSNSSVIPYDKAPSWSPDIWCKEGKLLKRTRKGDLHKRRVSVYINKRSQVILKLKSKHIGGALSKNNKSVVYGVYSELPEWTEPGKGLPETCCFGLSTAQGLIEFKCESSTSKQSWVHGVQNLLQQVDVADQVGHRLETLKLNWCS, encoded by the exons ATGGACATGGACAGAGTTTGCAAGAGACGGCTGGGCATGCCTCCTGCTCTTCTTCTCGCCCGTCACGGCATGGATGACCAGATGCCTGCGTCGTCAGCGGCGGTGCCTCCGCCGCAAACCCCCATGGAGCCCATGGAGTACCTGTCCAGGTCCTGGAGCGTGTCCGCCGACGAGATATCCAAGGCTCTGCTGCTCAAAGGGAGCAGCAAACGGAGCTTTTTCGCCCCCGTTGACAGTCTTCTTCCACCACACACGACTGCCTTGCCGGAGACAGAGACCACCTCCTACGAGCTCCTCGCCGCACCCGCCGCCTCCGGTCAACAGCTCCAGCACCAACAT CTAGATGCAACAAGGAGCTCCATCAGCTGTCGCCGCCATTCCAACTCGGTAACCAGGTGGTATTTCCAACACAAGGAGGCTGCAGGCCACAGGGGAAGAGACAAGGCACGCGCCGACCGAGCCCAGGCGCACGCGATGGTCTCCATGGCCCAGGTGTCCGCCGCGGTAGCAGCCGTCACTGCAGCCACCAGCTGTGACAGCCAGGACTCCAAGATAGCTGCAGCCATGGAGTCTGCCACCAAGCTTCTGGCTTCACACTGCGCCGAGGCAGCCCAACTTGCAGGGGCTGGTCATGAGCAGGTGTCCTCTACTGTCCGGTCTGCAGTTGGTGTCACCGGTCCGGGTGATCTGATGACGCTCACAGTGGCCGCAGCGACAG CTTTGAGAGGAGCTGCGGCGCTGAAGAAGAGGATCCAGCGCGAGGCGAGAAGCAATTCCAGCGTCATTCCTTATGACAAGGCCCCTTCCTGGAGTCCTGATATCTGGTGCAAGGAAGGCAAGCTGCTAAAACGCACAAGAAAAG GGGATTTACACAAGAGACGGGTATCAGTCTACATTAACAAGAGATCACAG GTCATATTGAAGCTGAAGAGCAAACACATTGGAGGTGCGCTATCAAAAAACAATAAAAG TGTGGTTTATGGGGTATACAGTGAGCTCCCAGAGTGGACCGAGCCAGGGAAAGGCTTACCAGAGACATGCTGCTTTGGCTTGAGTACAGCACAGGGCCTGATTGAGTTCAAGTGTGAGAGCAGCACCAGTAAACAGAGCTGGGTTCATGGTGTGCAAAATCTGCTCCAGCAGGTTGATGTAGCTGACCAAGTAGGGCACAGGCTAGAAACACTAAAACTCAACTGGTGCAGTTAG
- the LOC123106112 gene encoding formyltetrahydrofolate deformylase 1, mitochondrial isoform X2 → MLSLARRPLSAAVPAGNLLGIHLFQCPDAVGIVAKLSECIASRGGNIHSVDVFVPDDAPVFYARSEFTYNPRLWPRDVLRTDFLRLSDCFGAQKSTVRVPDIDPKYKIAVLASKQDHCLFDLLHRWQEGRLPVDIHCVISNHDRPVDNHVMRFLQRHEIPYHYLPTTSGNKREQEILELIEGTDFVVLARYMQVMSEGFLKAYGKDIINIHHGLLPSFKGGSPSRQAFNAGVKLIGATSHFVTPELDAGPIIEQMVERVSHRGTLHSFVVKSENLEKQCLAEAIKSYRELRVLPYEVMKTVVF, encoded by the exons ATGCTCTCCCTCGCCCGCCGCCCGCtctccgccgccgtccccgccggaAACCTCCTCGGCATCCACCTCTTCCAGTGCCCC GACGCGGTGGGCATCGTGGCCAAGCTGTCCGAGTGCATCGCCTCCCGCGGCGGCAACATCCACAGCGTCGACGTCTTCGTTCCCGACGACGCCCCCGTCTTCTACGCCCGCAG TGAGTTCACCTACAACCCGAGGCTCTGGCCGCGCGACGTGCTTCGCACCGACTTCCTCCGTCTGTCAGACTGCTTCGGTGCACAAAAGTCTACTGTGCGAGTACCTGACATTGACCCCAAGTACAAGATTGCAGTCCTCGCGTCCAAGCAG GACCATTGTTTGTTTGACTTGCTGCATAGATGGCAAGAAGGCAGACTCCCAGTTGACATTCATTGTGTGATAAG CAACCATGATCGACCTGTAGATAATCATGTGATGCGTTTTCTTCAGAGGCACGAAATCCCCTATCATTACTTACCTACGACTTCTGGGAATAAAAGGGAACAGGAGATACTAGAATTGATTGAAGGTACAGATTTTGTTGTGCTGGCAAGATATATGCAG GTAATGTCTGAAGGCTTTCTTAAAGCATATGGGAAAGATATTATTAATATTCACCATGGCCTCCTTCCCTCGTTCAAAGGAGGAAGTCCTTCTAGACAG gccttcaatgctggggtgaagTTGATTGGTGCGACTAGCCATTTTGTTACTCCAGAACTTGATGCTGGGCCAATCATTGAGCAAATG GTTGAACGGGTTTCTCACAGGGGCACGTTACATAGCTTTGTTGTGAAGTCTGAGAACCTTGAGAAGCAATGCCTAGCAGAAGCTATCAAGTCATACCGCGAGCTCCGTGTGCTACCATATGAAGTGATGAAGACTGTTGTGTTTTGA
- the LOC123106110 gene encoding VAN3-binding protein: protein MEMEMERVCKRRPGMPPALLLALHGMDEQMPASSTAAAVPPPQTPVEPMEYLSRSWSVSAEEISKALRLKGATKRSFLAPVDTLLPPRTATIPDTETSSYELVASPAASVHQLQRQQHLDATGRSSISCHRHSNSVTRWYFQHKETAKHGRKEKARADLAQAHAMVSVAQVSAAVAAVTAATSRDNQDSKIAAAMASATKLLASHCAEAAQLAGAGHEQVSSAVRSAVGVTGPGDLMTLTAAAATALRGTATLKKRVQREARSNASVSPYEKAPLSWSPDIWCKEGKLLKRTRKGDLHKRRVSIYINKRSQVILKLKSKHIGGALSKNNKSVVYGVYSELPEWTEPGKCLPETCCFGLSTAQGLIEFKCESSTSKQSWVHGVQNLLQQVDVADQVGHRLETLKLNWCS from the exons atggagatggagatggagagagTTTGCAAGAGACGGCCGGGCATGCCTCCTGCTCTCCTTCTCGCCCTTCACGGCATGGATGAGCAGATGCCTGCGTCATCGACTGCAGCGGCCGTGCCTCCGCCGCAGACCCCCGTTGAGCCCATGGAATACCTGTCCAGGTCCTGGAGCGTCTCCGCCGAGGAGATATCCAAGGCCCTGCGGCTCAAAGGGGCCACCAAGCGGAGCTTCCTCGCCCCCGTCGACACTCTTCTTCCACCACGCACGGCCACCATACCGGATACGGAGACGTCCTCCTACGAGCTCGTCGCCTCCCCTGCCGCTTCCGTTCACCAGCTCCAGCGCCAACAACAT CTAGATGCAACAGGGAGGAGCTCCATCAGCTGCCACCGCCACTCCAACTCAGTGACCAGATGGTACTTCCAGCACAAGGAGACCGCCAAGCACGGCAGAAAGGAGAAGGCGCGAGCCGACCTGGCCCAGGCACATGCCATGGTCTCCGTGGCCCAGGTATCCGCCGCGGTTGCCGCCGTCACCGCGGCCACCAGCCGGGACAATCAAGACTCCAAGATAGCTGCAGCCATGGCGTCGGCCACCAAGCTGCTGGCTTCGCACTGCGCTGAGGCGGCCCAGCTTGCAGGGGCTGGTCATGAGCAGGTGTCCTCTGCTGTCCGCTCTGCGGTTGGTGTCACGGGCCCGGGTGATCTGATGACGCTCACAGCGGCCGCAGCGACAG CTTTGAGAGGAACTGCGACGCTGAAGAAGAGGGTCCAGCGCGAGGCCAGAAGCAATGCAAGCGTCAGTCCTTATGAGAAGGCCCCTCTGTCCTGGAGTCCTGATATCTGGTGCAAGGAAGGCAAGCTACTAAAACGAACAAGAAAAG GGGATTTACACAAGAGACGGGTATCAATCTACATCAACAAGAGGTCACAG GTCATATTGAAGCTGAAGAGCAAACACATTGGAGGTGCACTATCAAAAAACAATAAAA GTGTGGTTTATGGGGTATACAGTGAGCTCCCAGAGTGGACTGAGCCAGGGAAATGTTTACCAGAGACATGCTGCTTTGGCTTGAGTACAGCACAGGGCCTGATTGAGTTCAAGTGTGAGAGCAGCACCAGTAAACAGAGCTGGGTTCATGGCGTGCAAAATCTGCTCCAGCAGGTTGATGTAGCTGACCAAGTAGGGCACAGGCTAGAAACACTAAAACTCAACTGGTGCAGTTAG
- the LOC123106112 gene encoding formyltetrahydrofolate deformylase 1, mitochondrial isoform X1, with the protein MLSLARRPLSAAVPAGNLLGIHLFQCPDAVGIVAKLSECIASRGGNIHSVDVFVPDDAPVFYARSEFTYNPRLWPRDVLRTDFLRLSDCFGAQKSTVRVPDIDPKYKIAVLASKQDHCLFDLLHRWQEGRLPVDIHCVISNHDRPVDNHVMRFLQRHEIPYHYLPTTSGNKREQEILELIEGTDFVVLARYMQVMSEGFLKAYGKDIINIHHGLLPSFKGGSPSRQAFNAGVKLIGATSHFVTPELDAGPIIEQMVERVSHRDTLHSFVVKSENLEKQCLAEAIKSYCELRVLPYEVMKTVVF; encoded by the exons ATGCTCTCCCTCGCCCGCCGCCCGCtctccgccgccgtccccgccggaAACCTCCTCGGCATCCACCTCTTCCAGTGCCCC GACGCGGTGGGCATCGTGGCCAAGCTGTCCGAGTGCATCGCCTCCCGCGGCGGCAACATCCACAGCGTCGACGTCTTCGTTCCCGACGACGCCCCCGTCTTCTACGCCCGCAG TGAGTTCACCTACAACCCGAGGCTCTGGCCGCGCGACGTGCTTCGCACCGACTTCCTCCGTCTGTCAGACTGCTTCGGTGCACAAAAGTCTACTGTGCGAGTACCTGACATTGACCCCAAGTACAAGATTGCAGTCCTCGCGTCCAAGCAG GACCATTGTTTGTTTGACTTGCTGCATAGATGGCAAGAAGGCAGACTCCCAGTTGACATTCATTGTGTGATAAG CAACCATGATCGACCTGTAGATAATCATGTGATGCGTTTTCTTCAGAGGCACGAAATCCCCTATCATTACTTACCTACGACTTCTGGGAATAAAAGGGAACAGGAGATACTAGAATTGATTGAAGGTACAGATTTTGTTGTGCTGGCAAGATATATGCAG GTAATGTCTGAAGGCTTTCTTAAAGCATATGGGAAAGATATTATTAATATTCACCATGGCCTCCTTCCCTCGTTCAAAGGAGGAAGTCCTTCTAGACAG gccttcaatgctggggtgaagTTGATTGGTGCAACTAGCCATTTTGTTACTCCAGAACTTGATGCTGGGCCAATTATTGAGCAGATG GTTGAACGGGTTTCTCACAGAGACACGTTACATAGCTTTGTTGTGAAGTCTGAGAACCTTGAGAAGCAGTGCCTGGCAGAAGCTATCAAGTCATACTGCGAGCTCCGTGTGCTACCATATGAAGTGATGAAGACTGTTgtgttttga